AAGTAATTATTGAGATACAGAAAGCGAAATTTGCAACAGATATAATGAGATTTAGAAAATACTTAGGAGATCAATATCAAAATAAAGACAATACCTATACAGTAATTAAAGATAAAAAAGAAATAAAACATGCATTACCAATAATTAGCATTTATTTTTTAGGTCATAAATTAGATAATATAGAAAATCCAGTCATAAAGGTAGAGAGAAAATATTACGATATTATCACCGGAGAAGCGATAGGAGCAAAAGAAGACTTTATCGAGAGCTTAACTCATGATAGTTATATAATACAGATACCGCAGTTAAAAGAAAAAAGAAGAACAGAGTTAGAGATATTATTAAGTGTCTTTGATCAAAACAATATGACAAAAGATAATCATATAATGAATGTTAAAGAGGAAGACTTTTCTGAAAAATATCGTGATATAATAAGAAGATTACAGCGTGCCGTAGCTGAGCCAAATATAAGAGATACAATGGACATGGAAGATGAGATATTGGAAGAATTTGCTATTAAGGAAAGAGAAATATTAAAACATCGAGAAATTATAGAAGAAAATAAAAAAGTTATAGAAGAAAAAGACAAGGCATTAGAAGAAAATAAAAAAGCATTAGAAGAAAAAGATAAAGTTATAGAAGAAATGAGACGTAAAATGGAAAAAATGAAAGATTAAAAAAAGGTAATTTATAATGAAAAAACAAATTAAACCGCTTAAAGAGCTTCTTGATTCAGTCCGACACATTTTAATCATAGTTCAAGACAAGAAGTTAAATGAACGAAATGAAAATCAAGGTCATTTTTATATAAAAGCTGACACATCATTCATCTGAATAAGGCTAAAACTATTGAATATAGAAATTTTATATTATAAAAATAGTAATAATATGTCAGTTTTTATGTTAATTGTTTTAGGTGATTATTATGCAAATCGGCGATAAAGTAAAAAGTCGTCTTTACATGATTAAAGGCACGGGAACAGTAATAAGCTTTTCTGAACTTTTCGATGAAATTTACGTTGAGGTTCTTTTCAATGATGGAACGAAAATTTCTACAGCAAAAAGCGATTTAATTGAAGAAGATAATCCATTAACACGATTGCAAAATTCAAATATTGATAAACCTTTCGCATTTTTAGTAAAAAATATGGCTTTGCATTTAGAGGTAAATATCTCTGAAAATAAAATAATTACCTCTACAAATTATAAAATTCAACCGCTTCCGCATCAAATTCTTACAGTGCATTTTATTATGAATCGTTTCCAGCCAAGAAGTTTAATTGCCGATGAAGTAGGGTTAGGTAAAACTATTGAAGCGATTTTATTGTATCAAGAATATAAACTACGGAAAATGGTCAAACGGATACTTATTGTAACTCCTTCAGGATTGATTACCCAATGGCATGAAGAAATATTCTCAAAATTTAATGAACAATTCGTAATTTATAATAATGAATTCATTAAAACATTAAAACAAAGCTACGGCGAAGAGACAAATGTATGGAAACTTCACGATAAAATCATTGTATCTATAGATTTTATTAAACCTCAAAAAATTTCTCCTATACTTGATAATGAAGAAAAACAGAAACGCGAATGGCATAATCAATATATTTTTAATGATATTGCCTCAGCCGAATTTGATATGGTTATTATTGACGAAGCTCATAAACTAACTAAACGCGGAGACGGGCTTGAATCAGCTCGTTTTAAATTAGGAGAAAAACTAAGCAGTTCAATTCCCATATTTATATTGCTGACAGCTACTCCGCATCAAGGCGATGAGGATATGTTTTTTAACTTATTAAAACTCGTTGACCCTGTTTTATTTTCGGATAAAAAAATGATTACCCCTGAATTAGTTCAGGAAGTAACCGCCAGAAATAAAAAAAGAGCTGTCGTTGATTTTAATAAAAATCTGATATTTAAACATCGCATTACGTCCATAATTGAAATTAAAAGAACAAAAGAGATAAATTATAACGAAATTGAACTTTACTCCCATGTAACTGAATATACGACTAAATATTATAATTTAGCTAAAAGAAACAATAATTCTATATGGGCGCTTCTAATGATTCTTTACCAGCGCATACTTTCATCAAGCAGTTTTGCTATATTAGAAACAATGAAAAAACGGAAGGTATTTCTTGAATATAACAAAAAAGAAACAGAAGACTTAGAAATTATTGAAGATGCAGACGAAATTGACAGAGCAGATATTCTTTTTCAAAAAGTGTCGAGCAATAAAGAAGATATTGAAATAGAAAAAACTTTTATTGATAAATGTATTCAGCTTACACAGAAATTAACTATAACATTCGCTGACCTTAAGTTCTTTAAATTAGTTGAAATAATAGAAGAAATAAAAACGCGTGAAAATAAAATTGATATTAAATTTATAATATTTACCGAGTTTAGAGCTACACAAAATGCTATCATAGAATTTCTAAAGAAATTTGGTTATGTATGTTCTTATATTCATGGGTCTTTGTCTCGAGAAGAACGGATTGAGCAAATAGAACTATTCCGAAACGAAAATCAAATCATGGTTTCAACAGACGCTGGCGGCGAAGGTATTAACTTGCAGTTTTGCTATTGCATGATTAATTTTGATATGCCATGGAACCCAGCTCGATTAGAACAGCGAATCGGAAGGATTGATAGAATTGGTCAAAAACATAATGTTCTTATTTTTAATTTTCATCTTACGGATACAGTTGAAGACAGAGTTAGACAAGTATTAGAAACTAAGCTAAATATCATCAAAAAACAGTTCGGCGAAGATAAATACGCTGATGTCATTTCACTGCTTCAAGACGAATTCTCATTTGATAAAATTTATCTTGATGCAATCCTTATAAAAAACCGTGAAAACGAAACACTTAGTAAAATTGCCGAAGATATTTATAACCGAGCCCAACAACTTTTAGAAAAAGACGAATTATTAGTGCCATTTTCTAATTTTCAAGAAGATGCTAATGATTATTTGAATACAGAAGTAAATAAAATAATAAAAAATTTTGTTATCAATTATTTAGCATATAAAAACATTGAAATAAGCTTGTATAAAGATAATTCTAATCTTTGTTATTTTATAAATCCGTTTCATAAACAAGATATAGGTCCGCACACATACAGAAACGTAACCTTTGATAATATTTCTTCTTACAAATCAGAAAAAATCGAATTTATTAACCTTGAACATCCGTTTGTAGCTACTTTAAGAAAAATAATACATCGTTCGTTTACATTCGGAACAGTATCCGCCTTTAGATTAGAGATTAATAAATTCTTAGACGTTAAGGGATTTTGGTTTGTATATAAATTACTCATTAAAAATCATGTAGATAGAGAAAAAATATGTTTTATTTCTGTATTTATGGAAGATGAAAACTTTTGCAATAATAGAATAAGCTCATATTTAGAAAATAATATAATTGAAACAACACAAGTTCTTCCGAATTTTAAATGCAATGAAAGAATTAATATATATGCTGATAATGCTTTAAATGAAGCGAAAAAAAAGGCTAATGATGTATTTACAGCGACAAAATTAATGTGGATAGAGGAAGTAAATAAATATGAAAAAAAAACTGAAGATTACTTCCGATTGAAAGAAAACTCATTTAAAAACATTCAAGTCGATAATATAAGGACGTCAAAATTACAATCCCTAAGCAGAGAAAAAAAAGAAGAAGAACGAAAATTTCAGTTGAAAAAAAATATAGTTCCGAAATTAGAATTATACCAAATTGCATTTGTGGAATTTTTATAAAATGACTTGGCAGGATGTTATTTTCAATAGATTAAGCCTTCAACAAGGATATTCAAAGCTAATTTTGGATAAAACCGGAGTCTTAATTCACAATCAATTTATCGAGTTCATTGA
The sequence above is drawn from the Desulfobacterales bacterium genome and encodes:
- a CDS encoding DEAD/DEAH box helicase family protein; amino-acid sequence: MQIGDKVKSRLYMIKGTGTVISFSELFDEIYVEVLFNDGTKISTAKSDLIEEDNPLTRLQNSNIDKPFAFLVKNMALHLEVNISENKIITSTNYKIQPLPHQILTVHFIMNRFQPRSLIADEVGLGKTIEAILLYQEYKLRKMVKRILIVTPSGLITQWHEEIFSKFNEQFVIYNNEFIKTLKQSYGEETNVWKLHDKIIVSIDFIKPQKISPILDNEEKQKREWHNQYIFNDIASAEFDMVIIDEAHKLTKRGDGLESARFKLGEKLSSSIPIFILLTATPHQGDEDMFFNLLKLVDPVLFSDKKMITPELVQEVTARNKKRAVVDFNKNLIFKHRITSIIEIKRTKEINYNEIELYSHVTEYTTKYYNLAKRNNNSIWALLMILYQRILSSSSFAILETMKKRKVFLEYNKKETEDLEIIEDADEIDRADILFQKVSSNKEDIEIEKTFIDKCIQLTQKLTITFADLKFFKLVEIIEEIKTRENKIDIKFIIFTEFRATQNAIIEFLKKFGYVCSYIHGSLSREERIEQIELFRNENQIMVSTDAGGEGINLQFCYCMINFDMPWNPARLEQRIGRIDRIGQKHNVLIFNFHLTDTVEDRVRQVLETKLNIIKKQFGEDKYADVISLLQDEFSFDKIYLDAILIKNRENETLSKIAEDIYNRAQQLLEKDELLVPFSNFQEDANDYLNTEVNKIIKNFVINYLAYKNIEISLYKDNSNLCYFINPFHKQDIGPHTYRNVTFDNISSYKSEKIEFINLEHPFVATLRKIIHRSFTFGTVSAFRLEINKFLDVKGFWFVYKLLIKNHVDREKICFISVFMEDENFCNNRISSYLENNIIETTQVLPNFKCNERINIYADNALNEAKKKANDVFTATKLMWIEEVNKYEKKTEDYFRLKENSFKNIQVDNIRTSKLQSLSREKKEEERKFQLKKNIVPKLELYQIAFVEFL